The following are encoded in a window of Lichenicola cladoniae genomic DNA:
- a CDS encoding DeoR family transcriptional regulator, translating to MSIGSRSVVLQRRLTIADRIRRHGITRVEALSKELGVSVVTIRGDLAYLEEQGLVVRSAGQARPNPTAGIKVAALPDLSRTEALPMLRIAAGLAGQDMAVLLGAGSLTGQLIPHLPTGIDFRLVLSDLNALAIARACLDGPLHLLGGELDRDSNRLDGPQSLHALSLHVIGLFVLQVQAISPAALLLPPGASEPFNRAAARRAGHAVALVNGNGLHTAVGLPQLATQCVDHVILPASAHREALGHLAETGFHQVPLPKTTAYLFSKPK from the coding sequence GTGTCGATCGGATCACGCAGCGTCGTTCTGCAGCGCAGATTGACCATCGCCGACCGGATCCGCCGGCATGGGATCACCCGTGTCGAGGCGCTGAGCAAGGAGCTCGGCGTCTCCGTGGTGACGATCCGCGGCGATCTGGCGTACCTCGAGGAACAGGGCCTCGTGGTGCGCTCGGCCGGCCAGGCACGTCCCAATCCGACGGCCGGGATCAAGGTTGCCGCCCTGCCCGACCTGTCCCGCACCGAAGCGCTGCCGATGCTCCGGATCGCCGCGGGGCTGGCGGGCCAGGACATGGCGGTTCTTCTCGGTGCCGGCAGCCTGACCGGACAACTGATCCCGCATTTGCCGACCGGCATCGACTTCAGGCTCGTGCTGTCCGACCTGAACGCGCTGGCGATAGCCCGTGCCTGCCTGGACGGGCCGTTGCATCTGCTCGGCGGGGAGCTCGACCGGGACAGCAACAGATTGGATGGGCCGCAGAGCCTGCACGCGCTCAGCCTGCACGTGATCGGGCTGTTCGTCCTGCAGGTGCAGGCGATCTCGCCGGCGGCGCTGCTGCTGCCGCCCGGTGCGTCCGAGCCGTTCAACCGCGCCGCTGCCCGGCGTGCAGGCCATGCCGTCGCACTGGTGAATGGCAACGGCCTGCACACCGCGGTCGGCCTGCCGCAGCTTGCGACACAGTGCGTCGACCACGTGATCCTGCCAGCGAGCGCCCATCGGGAGGCGCTCGGGCACCTGGCGGAAACCGGCTTCCATCAGGTGCCGCTGCCGAAAACCACCGCCTATCTCTTCAGCAAACCAAAATAA
- a CDS encoding D-tagatose-bisphosphate aldolase, class II, non-catalytic subunit: MSIDTLKRLATDRAAGRPSGITSVCSAHPLVIEAALLQAREDGTEALIEATCNQVNQDGGYTGMDPAAFRDFVMSIADRVGFNRDRIILGGDHLGPNPWKHLPAEDAMQRAEDMIAAYALAGYEKLHLDCSMGCAGEPAALADELTAARAARLAARAEACAPAAPVYIIGTEVPTPGGATEALDHLVPTEAGAVRATYDVHERAFREVAPGAWSRVIAMVVQPGVEFGHEEVVIYRPDAARDLAATLTGLPGLVFEAHSTDYQPEAALRRLVLDGFPILKVGPGLTFALRETLYGLDAIAHAMLPAAPRLPAEMETLMLAEPKHWQSHYPGTPNEQRLLRHYSYSDRIRYYWPDPQARAATDALMQRLGDTRLSETLISQYLPRFYDRVMTGALTPDARTLLIEAVRDVLRLYARACAA, encoded by the coding sequence ATGAGCATCGATACGTTGAAGCGGCTGGCGACCGATCGCGCCGCCGGACGCCCCTCGGGCATCACATCGGTCTGTTCGGCGCATCCGCTGGTGATCGAGGCGGCCCTGCTGCAGGCGCGGGAAGACGGCACCGAGGCGCTGATCGAGGCGACCTGCAACCAGGTCAACCAGGATGGCGGCTATACCGGGATGGACCCGGCGGCCTTCCGCGATTTCGTCATGTCGATCGCCGATCGCGTCGGCTTCAACCGAGACCGGATCATTCTCGGCGGCGACCATCTCGGTCCCAACCCCTGGAAGCATCTGCCGGCCGAGGACGCGATGCAGCGTGCCGAGGACATGATCGCCGCCTATGCGCTGGCGGGCTACGAGAAACTGCATCTCGATTGCAGCATGGGGTGCGCCGGTGAGCCGGCAGCGCTGGCCGACGAGCTCACCGCCGCCCGCGCGGCCCGGCTGGCGGCGCGGGCCGAAGCCTGCGCTCCGGCAGCCCCGGTCTACATCATCGGCACCGAGGTCCCGACGCCGGGCGGTGCCACCGAGGCGCTCGACCATCTGGTTCCGACCGAGGCGGGTGCGGTGCGGGCGACCTACGACGTGCATGAGCGCGCCTTCCGCGAGGTCGCTCCCGGCGCCTGGAGCCGGGTGATCGCGATGGTGGTGCAGCCGGGCGTCGAGTTCGGGCACGAGGAGGTGGTGATCTACCGGCCGGATGCGGCGCGCGATCTCGCCGCGACGCTGACCGGGCTACCCGGGCTGGTATTCGAGGCGCACTCGACCGACTACCAGCCGGAGGCCGCCCTGCGACGGCTGGTGCTGGACGGGTTCCCGATCCTGAAGGTCGGTCCGGGCCTGACCTTCGCCCTGCGCGAGACGCTGTATGGGCTCGACGCCATCGCGCACGCGATGCTGCCGGCGGCGCCCCGCCTGCCCGCCGAAATGGAGACGCTGATGCTGGCCGAGCCGAAGCACTGGCAGTCGCATTATCCCGGCACGCCGAACGAACAGCGCCTGCTGCGTCATTACAGTTATAGCGACCGCATCCGTTATTACTGGCCTGATCCGCAAGCCCGTGCCGCCACCGACGCGCTGATGCAGCGGCTTGGCGATACCAGGTTGTCCGAGACACTGATCAGCCAGTACCTGCCGCGCTTCTATGATCGCGTGATGACCGGCGCATTGACGCCGGATGCCCGCACGCTGCTTATCGAAGCCGTCCGCGACGTGCTGCGGCTCTACGCCCGCGCCTGCGCCGCCTGA
- a CDS encoding tagatose kinase yields MDTTTKSVVTIGEVLVEIMADTRGDGFREPLSLRGPFPSGAPAIFIDQVARLGQKAGLISCVGNDDFGWLNIERLRADGVDTSAIRVHPDQVTGSAFVRYRESGERDFVFNIKNSACGQTRITEEGQLLLAQCAHLHIMGSSLFSFRLIDEAKKAIEQVKAQGGTISFDPNVRKEMLNIPEMRAALEMMLQYCDLFMPSGPELMLLTEATTEEHAITEILGLGVSGIVVKRGSEGASWHDGTQNLFVPAFKVAEIDPTGAGDCFGATFVTCRLQGRSIADSLRYANASGALAVGQRGPMEGTSDFVALDALIAGDAA; encoded by the coding sequence ATGGACACCACCACGAAAAGCGTCGTCACGATCGGCGAGGTTCTCGTCGAGATCATGGCCGATACGCGGGGCGACGGGTTCCGCGAACCGCTGTCCCTGCGTGGACCATTCCCGTCCGGTGCGCCGGCGATCTTCATCGACCAGGTCGCGCGGCTCGGCCAGAAGGCCGGCCTGATCTCGTGCGTCGGCAACGACGATTTCGGCTGGCTCAATATCGAGCGGTTGCGCGCCGACGGCGTCGATACCTCGGCGATCCGGGTACATCCCGACCAGGTCACCGGCAGCGCCTTCGTGCGCTATCGCGAGAGCGGCGAACGTGACTTCGTGTTCAACATCAAGAACAGCGCCTGCGGCCAGACGCGGATCACCGAGGAAGGCCAGCTTCTCCTGGCGCAGTGCGCGCACCTCCACATCATGGGCTCGTCGCTGTTCTCGTTCCGGCTCATCGACGAGGCCAAGAAGGCGATCGAGCAGGTCAAGGCGCAGGGCGGCACGATCAGCTTCGATCCGAACGTCCGCAAGGAGATGCTGAACATTCCCGAGATGCGAGCGGCACTCGAGATGATGCTGCAATATTGCGACCTGTTCATGCCGAGCGGTCCGGAGCTGATGCTGCTGACCGAGGCGACGACGGAAGAGCATGCGATCACCGAGATCCTCGGCCTCGGCGTATCCGGCATCGTCGTCAAGCGCGGCAGCGAGGGTGCCTCCTGGCATGACGGCACGCAGAATTTGTTCGTGCCTGCCTTCAAGGTTGCCGAGATCGACCCGACCGGCGCCGGCGATTGCTTCGGCGCCACCTTCGTCACCTGCCGCCTGCAGGGACGCAGCATCGCCGACAGCCTGCGCTACGCCAACGCCAGCGGCGCCCTCGCCGTGGGCCAGCGCGGGCCGATGGAGGGCACGTCGGATTTCGTAGCACTCGACGCGCTGATCGCAGGAGACGCCGCATGA
- a CDS encoding ABC transporter permease translates to MSILAAGLNRTMPSVRASGRQYGGIVAALLLLVIVFSCLSQRFLALDNFVNIMQQVAVIAVAAFGMTFVIMLGEIDLSMGSMIAVAGMAAAQCMAHGTGIGPAIIAALAAGLVMGAINGVIVAKLGMPSFIVTLATMGAFRGLVSLPTGGLPTAIDSDTWLDMGSDQWLGVPVLVWIMLALFVIAYVLQVKTVFGRRAYLTGGNAEAATYSGIRIDRIRIVVFMLSGVLAAVSGMMLSSRLSSAQTNAGTGYELDAIAATVLGGTSLSGGSGSMVGTLLGTLVIGVINNGMNMLSVPYFYQLIVKGIVILVAVWLDIRAKKAQS, encoded by the coding sequence ATGAGCATTCTAGCCGCTGGACTGAACCGCACGATGCCATCCGTGCGGGCCAGTGGCCGTCAGTATGGAGGCATCGTCGCGGCGCTGCTGCTGCTGGTCATCGTGTTCTCGTGCCTGAGCCAACGCTTCCTGGCGCTGGATAATTTCGTCAACATCATGCAGCAGGTCGCGGTCATCGCCGTCGCCGCGTTCGGCATGACGTTCGTCATCATGCTGGGCGAGATCGACCTCTCGATGGGCTCGATGATCGCCGTTGCCGGCATGGCGGCCGCACAATGCATGGCGCACGGCACCGGCATCGGTCCTGCCATCATCGCGGCACTCGCCGCCGGGCTGGTGATGGGCGCGATTAACGGCGTGATCGTGGCAAAGCTGGGGATGCCCTCGTTCATCGTCACGCTCGCAACGATGGGCGCGTTCCGCGGCCTGGTCAGCCTGCCCACGGGTGGATTGCCCACCGCCATCGACAGCGATACCTGGCTCGACATGGGCTCGGACCAGTGGCTCGGCGTTCCGGTGCTGGTCTGGATCATGCTGGCGCTGTTCGTCATCGCCTACGTGCTGCAGGTCAAGACCGTGTTCGGTCGTCGAGCTTATCTCACCGGCGGAAATGCGGAGGCAGCGACTTATTCCGGCATCCGGATCGACCGGATCCGCATCGTCGTGTTCATGCTGAGCGGCGTTCTGGCAGCGGTGAGCGGCATGATGCTGTCGTCGAGGCTGTCTTCGGCACAGACCAACGCCGGCACCGGCTACGAACTCGATGCGATCGCGGCGACGGTGCTCGGCGGCACCAGCCTGTCCGGCGGTTCCGGGTCGATGGTCGGCACGCTGCTCGGGACTCTGGTCATCGGCGTCATCAACAACGGCATGAACATGCTGTCGGTCCCGTATTTCTATCAGCTGATCGTCAAGGGCATCGTCATCCTGGTGGCGGTCTGGCTGGATATCCGAGCCAAGAAGGCACAATCCTGA
- a CDS encoding ABC transporter substrate-binding protein, translating into MTTHNRLLATVAAAGLALGAGAASADTTLTIATVNNVQMIEMQKLSPVFEKAHPDIHLRWVVLEENTLRQRVTTDIATHGGQFDIMTIGNYEVPLWAKQKWLQSFDNLPASYDENDIIGPVKDGLSYQGHVYALPFYAESAMTLYRKDLFDKAGLKMPEAPTYEQIRQFADKLTDKSQNVFGMCLRGKPGWGENIAYFSTLVTAFGGQWFDANWKATLNTPAWHTALTYYSDILKADGPPGISSNGFNENLALFSSGHCAMWIDATSAAGTVYDKKQSQVADKVGFAAIPTGSFQGGPTWLWSWNLAIPSSSKHVDAAKTFITWATSKEYIALVAETDGWVNIPPGTRISAYQSPDYKQVAPFSDFVLAAIQHSNPNGKTANPRPYVGAQFVDIPEFQGIGTQVGQIIAATLTGATTVDNALSTANTAAERTMHQAGYPK; encoded by the coding sequence ATGACGACACATAATCGCCTGCTAGCGACCGTAGCGGCCGCCGGCCTGGCACTGGGAGCGGGTGCCGCTTCCGCCGACACCACCCTGACCATCGCGACGGTCAACAACGTGCAGATGATCGAGATGCAGAAGCTCTCTCCGGTGTTCGAGAAGGCGCATCCCGACATCCACCTGCGCTGGGTCGTGCTGGAGGAAAATACACTGCGCCAGCGCGTCACCACCGACATCGCCACGCATGGCGGCCAGTTCGACATCATGACGATCGGCAACTACGAGGTGCCGCTCTGGGCCAAGCAGAAATGGTTGCAGAGCTTCGACAACCTGCCGGCGAGCTATGACGAGAACGACATCATCGGGCCGGTGAAGGACGGGCTGAGCTACCAGGGCCACGTCTACGCGCTGCCGTTCTATGCCGAGAGCGCCATGACGCTCTACCGCAAGGATTTGTTCGACAAGGCCGGGCTCAAGATGCCCGAGGCACCGACCTACGAGCAGATCCGCCAGTTCGCCGACAAGCTGACCGACAAGTCGCAGAACGTGTTCGGCATGTGCCTGCGCGGCAAGCCGGGCTGGGGCGAGAACATAGCCTATTTCAGCACGCTGGTGACGGCGTTCGGCGGCCAGTGGTTCGACGCCAACTGGAAGGCGACGCTGAACACCCCGGCATGGCACACGGCGCTGACCTATTATAGCGACATCCTGAAGGCCGACGGGCCGCCCGGCATCAGTTCGAACGGCTTCAACGAGAACCTCGCCTTGTTCTCGTCGGGCCATTGCGCGATGTGGATCGACGCGACGAGTGCCGCGGGCACGGTCTACGACAAGAAGCAGAGCCAGGTGGCCGACAAGGTCGGCTTCGCGGCAATCCCGACCGGTTCGTTCCAGGGCGGTCCGACCTGGCTGTGGTCGTGGAACCTGGCAATCCCGTCCTCCTCGAAGCATGTCGATGCGGCCAAGACCTTCATCACCTGGGCCACGTCTAAAGAGTATATCGCGCTGGTCGCCGAGACCGATGGCTGGGTGAACATCCCGCCGGGCACGCGTATCTCGGCGTACCAGTCACCCGACTATAAGCAGGTGGCCCCGTTCTCCGACTTCGTGCTTGCCGCGATCCAGCATTCCAATCCGAACGGCAAGACCGCCAACCCGCGTCCGTATGTGGGTGCGCAGTTCGTCGACATACCCGAGTTCCAGGGTATCGGAACCCAGGTTGGCCAGATCATCGCCGCGACGCTGACCGGTGCCACGACGGTCGACAACGCGTTGTCGACCGCGAACACCGCCGCAGAACGGACGATGCATCAGGCGGGCTATCCCAAGTAA
- a CDS encoding L-iditol 2-dehydrogenase has translation MDKRLDGKIAVVTGAARGIGRAIATRYVAEGATVIIGDLNESGAKAAAAEIGGACSGMALDVTRQDSIDAMIAAVVAEHGRLDILVNNAGIFDLAPTVEITRESYRRVYAVNVEGLLFTLQAAARQMIAQGRPAGGGAAGKIINFASQAGRRGEPLVAIYCSSKAAVISLTQSTGLDLIKHGINVNAIAPGVVDNDMWEHVDASFAKYENLQPGEKKRMVAAAVPFGRMARPDEIAGLAAFLACADADYIVSQTYNIDGGNWMN, from the coding sequence ATGGACAAGAGACTCGACGGCAAGATCGCGGTCGTCACCGGCGCCGCCCGGGGCATCGGCCGCGCCATCGCCACGCGCTACGTGGCGGAGGGTGCCACGGTCATCATCGGCGACCTGAACGAGAGCGGGGCCAAGGCCGCCGCTGCCGAAATCGGCGGTGCCTGCAGCGGCATGGCGCTGGATGTAACGCGGCAGGACTCGATCGACGCGATGATCGCCGCAGTGGTGGCCGAGCATGGCCGGCTGGACATCCTGGTGAACAATGCCGGCATATTTGACCTGGCGCCGACAGTGGAAATCACCCGCGAGAGCTATCGCCGCGTCTACGCAGTCAATGTCGAGGGGCTGTTGTTCACCCTGCAGGCGGCCGCAAGGCAGATGATCGCGCAGGGTCGGCCGGCTGGCGGTGGTGCCGCCGGCAAGATCATCAACTTCGCCTCGCAGGCCGGCCGGCGCGGCGAACCCCTGGTGGCGATCTATTGCTCGAGTAAGGCGGCGGTAATCAGCCTGACCCAGAGCACCGGGCTGGACCTGATCAAGCACGGCATCAACGTCAATGCCATCGCGCCGGGCGTGGTCGATAACGACATGTGGGAGCATGTCGATGCGAGCTTCGCCAAGTACGAGAACCTGCAGCCCGGCGAGAAGAAGCGCATGGTCGCGGCCGCGGTGCCGTTCGGCCGCATGGCCCGTCCGGACGAGATCGCCGGCCTGGCCGCCTTCCTGGCCTGCGCCGACGCCGATTATATCGTGTCGCAGACCTACAATATCGACGGAGGCAACTGGATGAACTGA
- a CDS encoding substrate-binding domain-containing protein, which yields MKLSTTLTATALLLAGAALAHPAQAAGVIGASLLTQQHPFYIELGRAMQEEATKDGVTLQVSIANQDLNKQIADVEDFITKKVDVIIISPVDSSGVRGAVRKAQKAGIKVITVDVPAKHADVAAYVGTDNYAGGEKAGELMASQLGDTGQVGIIDYPTVQSVVDRVNGFRHALEAHPNVKIVADQAGITRAEALSVAQNMLQANPGITGIFGFGDDAALAAVSAVHSAKRAGTVKVIGFDGMQEARTAVDHDPVFVGVIRQYPDRMGAQAIDSAVALIAGKTVEPKQLIVPGVYTKADAAK from the coding sequence ATGAAGCTCTCGACGACACTCACCGCCACTGCCTTGCTGCTTGCCGGCGCCGCCCTGGCGCATCCAGCCCAGGCCGCCGGGGTCATCGGCGCATCGTTGCTGACGCAGCAGCATCCTTTCTATATCGAGCTCGGCCGCGCGATGCAGGAAGAAGCCACGAAGGATGGCGTGACGCTGCAGGTTTCGATCGCCAACCAGGACCTGAACAAGCAGATTGCCGATGTCGAGGACTTCATCACCAAGAAGGTCGACGTCATCATCATTTCGCCGGTCGATTCATCCGGCGTCCGGGGCGCCGTTCGCAAGGCGCAGAAGGCCGGCATCAAGGTCATCACCGTCGACGTGCCGGCAAAGCATGCCGACGTTGCCGCCTATGTCGGCACCGACAACTATGCCGGTGGCGAGAAGGCCGGCGAACTGATGGCGAGCCAGCTCGGCGATACCGGCCAGGTGGGGATCATCGACTACCCGACCGTGCAGTCCGTGGTCGACCGGGTGAACGGGTTCCGGCACGCGCTCGAAGCGCATCCGAACGTGAAGATCGTGGCGGATCAGGCTGGCATCACCCGCGCCGAGGCGCTGTCGGTCGCACAGAACATGTTGCAGGCCAACCCGGGCATCACCGGGATCTTCGGATTCGGCGACGACGCAGCCCTCGCGGCCGTGTCCGCGGTCCACAGCGCCAAGCGGGCCGGCACGGTCAAGGTGATCGGCTTCGACGGCATGCAGGAAGCACGGACCGCCGTCGACCATGACCCGGTATTCGTCGGTGTCATTCGCCAGTATCCGGATCGCATGGGCGCACAGGCGATCGACAGCGCCGTCGCGCTGATCGCCGGCAAGACCGTGGAGCCGAAGCAGTTGATCGTTCCGGGCGTCTACACCAAGGCCGACGCGGCGAAATAG
- a CDS encoding sugar ABC transporter ATP-binding protein: protein MSASSVGTIPVMRIRDLAKSFGPVHALCQVSLDLHAGQVHTLLGENGAGKSTLIKIMGGVLQPTAGSMELDGRPFSPASPTEAMQAGVSIIFQELSLSPNLSVAENIFAGREPSRFGFLQTRRLHDAAASLIERLGFRLDVRRPVRHMRLAERQLVEIAKGLSRPAKIVVMDEPTSSLSDNEADQLFRVVERLKQEGVAIVYISHRMDELMRISDTITVMRDGAHVSTQARAGTSIGSLITQMVGRPIDELYPPRTVPAPPPDTPSRLSVRGLTAPGLFRDISFEVRPGEVLGFFGLIGAGRSDVMKSLFGQQVVTEGQILLDGVAVAPRHPLEAIRLGIGFVTENRKEEGLVLQHSVERNMGAVRHAALAPSFGLAHPRLERDTAHTEVRRLAVKTASLATAAGALSGGNQQKIVLGKWLAVSPRVLILDEPTRGIDVGAKYEIYRIIRQLAAEGTVILLVSSELSEVLGLSDRIVVMHDKALAATLPSAGLTQEIVMTHAAGLATRSAA from the coding sequence ATGTCCGCATCATCCGTCGGGACGATACCGGTGATGCGGATCCGCGACCTTGCGAAGTCGTTCGGGCCGGTTCATGCGCTTTGCCAGGTCAGCCTCGACCTGCATGCCGGGCAGGTCCACACGCTGCTGGGCGAGAACGGCGCCGGCAAGTCGACCCTGATCAAGATCATGGGCGGGGTGCTGCAGCCGACTGCCGGCAGCATGGAGCTCGACGGGCGGCCGTTCAGCCCGGCGTCACCTACCGAAGCGATGCAGGCCGGCGTCTCCATCATCTTCCAGGAGCTCAGCCTGAGCCCGAACCTGAGTGTCGCCGAAAACATCTTCGCGGGACGTGAGCCCAGCCGGTTCGGCTTCCTGCAGACGCGCCGCCTGCACGATGCGGCGGCGTCGCTGATCGAGCGGCTGGGGTTCCGCCTGGATGTGCGTCGGCCGGTCCGGCACATGCGTCTGGCGGAACGGCAGCTGGTCGAGATCGCCAAGGGGCTGAGCCGGCCTGCGAAGATCGTGGTCATGGACGAGCCGACCTCCTCGCTGAGCGACAACGAGGCCGACCAGTTGTTCCGGGTGGTGGAGCGGCTGAAGCAGGAGGGAGTGGCGATCGTCTACATCTCGCATCGGATGGACGAGCTGATGCGCATCTCCGACACGATTACCGTGATGCGCGATGGCGCCCACGTTTCCACCCAGGCTCGTGCCGGAACCAGTATCGGCAGCCTGATCACCCAGATGGTCGGCCGGCCGATCGACGAGCTGTATCCGCCACGGACCGTCCCGGCGCCGCCGCCGGATACGCCATCGAGGCTTTCGGTGCGCGGCCTGACCGCGCCCGGACTGTTCCGCGACATCAGCTTCGAGGTACGTCCCGGGGAGGTGCTCGGCTTCTTCGGATTGATCGGCGCAGGCCGGTCCGACGTGATGAAATCATTGTTCGGCCAGCAGGTCGTCACCGAAGGGCAGATCCTGCTCGACGGCGTTGCGGTGGCACCCAGGCATCCGCTCGAGGCGATCAGGCTCGGGATCGGCTTCGTCACCGAAAACCGCAAAGAGGAGGGGCTTGTGCTGCAGCACAGCGTCGAGCGGAACATGGGCGCGGTCCGTCATGCGGCGCTGGCGCCATCGTTCGGGCTTGCGCATCCGCGCCTGGAACGTGACACCGCGCACACCGAAGTGCGCCGTCTCGCGGTCAAGACGGCAAGCCTTGCGACAGCGGCTGGAGCGCTTTCCGGAGGCAACCAGCAGAAGATCGTGCTCGGCAAATGGCTGGCGGTATCGCCGCGCGTGCTGATCCTCGACGAGCCGACGCGCGGCATCGACGTGGGCGCCAAGTACGAGATCTACCGGATCATTCGCCAGCTTGCAGCCGAAGGCACGGTCATCCTGCTGGTCTCATCGGAATTATCGGAAGTGCTCGGCCTGAGCGATCGCATCGTCGTCATGCATGACAAGGCGCTCGCAGCCACCCTGCCATCGGCCGGCCTAACCCAGGAAATCGTCATGACCCACGCCGCCGGCCTCGCGACACGCAGCGCCGCATGA